In Rubrivirga marina, the following are encoded in one genomic region:
- a CDS encoding MOSC domain-containing protein translates to MPGGLLDIYLAPAAGAPVRRVGRAEAVAGRGLEGDRYAAGEGSFSRWPGKGRDVTLIAAEAIEAAEAEFGVAIAEGQHRRNLVVEGVPLDDLRGVPFAIGGARFEGVRLCAPCKYLVRVTGQDRIFDALVRRGGLRASVVSSGTLAVGDAVTWDPADVARRPTLPG, encoded by the coding sequence ATGCCTGGTGGTCTCCTTGACATTTATCTGGCCCCGGCTGCGGGCGCCCCCGTCCGCCGCGTCGGCCGCGCCGAGGCGGTCGCAGGGCGCGGGCTGGAAGGCGATCGGTATGCCGCCGGCGAGGGGTCGTTCAGCCGCTGGCCCGGCAAGGGGCGCGACGTGACGCTCATCGCCGCCGAGGCCATCGAGGCGGCCGAGGCCGAGTTCGGCGTCGCGATCGCCGAGGGCCAGCACCGCCGCAACCTCGTCGTCGAGGGCGTGCCGCTCGACGACCTCCGCGGGGTCCCCTTCGCCATCGGCGGCGCGCGGTTCGAAGGCGTCCGCCTGTGCGCGCCGTGCAAGTACCTCGTCCGCGTGACGGGGCAGGACCGGATCTTCGACGCGCTCGTCCGGCGCGGCGGCCTCCGCGCCTCGGTGGTGTCGTCGGGGACCCTCGCGGTGGGCGACGCCGTCACGTGGGACCCCGCCGACGTCGCGCGCCGCCCGACGCTCCCGGGGTAA
- the egtB gene encoding ergothioneine biosynthesis protein EgtB produces MPLAATATDLGARFAEVRAFTESLCDGLATEDFVVQSMEDVSPTKWHLAHTTWFWETFVLTPFADGYQLYDERYPFLFNSYYVQAGERHCRAQRGYLSRPTVEEVFAYRRHVDEAMAEFLDGFAEADRPEVADVIEVGLHHEQQHQELMLTDLKHVFAVNPLRPAFREPVDVPSVDPGPLGWRPFEAGLHEVGFESQDATTSRGRFHFDNERPRHRQFVEAFEIADRLVTCGEYLAFMADGGYDDTPLWLSLGWASRVENEWTEPFYWERDEASPTGYSVFTLSGMKPVDPNEPVSHLSCFEADAFARWAGARLPSEFEWEVAARTVWDGTGDAPGPFADAGRFHPTPAVPVGGDGTPAESPALRQMYGEVWQWTHSQYTPYPGYKPVEGALGEYNGKFMANQFVLRGGSVATSRSHIRPTYRNFFPPDATWQFTGLRLARS; encoded by the coding sequence GTGCCCCTCGCCGCCACCGCCACCGACCTCGGCGCCCGATTCGCCGAGGTCCGCGCCTTTACCGAGTCGCTCTGCGACGGTCTCGCTACCGAGGACTTCGTCGTCCAGTCGATGGAGGACGTCTCCCCCACCAAGTGGCACCTCGCCCACACGACGTGGTTCTGGGAGACCTTCGTTCTCACGCCGTTCGCCGACGGCTACCAACTCTACGACGAGCGCTACCCGTTCCTCTTCAACAGCTACTACGTCCAGGCCGGCGAGCGCCATTGCCGCGCCCAGCGCGGCTACCTCTCGCGCCCGACGGTCGAGGAGGTGTTCGCCTACCGTCGCCACGTCGATGAGGCGATGGCTGAGTTCCTCGACGGCTTCGCCGAGGCGGACCGGCCCGAGGTGGCCGACGTGATCGAAGTCGGGCTCCACCACGAGCAGCAGCACCAGGAGCTGATGCTGACCGACCTCAAGCACGTGTTCGCCGTCAACCCGCTGCGGCCGGCATTCCGTGAGCCCGTCGACGTGCCGTCGGTCGACCCCGGTCCTCTCGGGTGGCGCCCTTTCGAGGCAGGGCTCCACGAGGTCGGGTTCGAGTCGCAGGACGCGACCACGAGCCGCGGGCGGTTCCACTTCGATAACGAGCGCCCGCGGCACCGCCAGTTCGTGGAGGCCTTCGAGATCGCCGACCGCCTCGTGACGTGCGGGGAGTACCTCGCGTTCATGGCCGACGGCGGCTACGACGACACGCCGCTGTGGCTGTCGCTCGGCTGGGCGTCGCGCGTCGAGAACGAGTGGACCGAGCCGTTCTACTGGGAACGCGACGAGGCCTCGCCGACCGGCTACTCCGTGTTCACGCTGTCGGGGATGAAGCCGGTCGACCCGAACGAGCCGGTCTCCCACCTCAGCTGCTTCGAGGCCGACGCGTTCGCCCGCTGGGCCGGCGCCCGGCTGCCGAGCGAGTTCGAGTGGGAGGTCGCCGCTCGGACGGTCTGGGACGGCACCGGTGACGCCCCCGGCCCCTTCGCCGACGCCGGCCGCTTCCACCCCACCCCGGCCGTGCCGGTCGGTGGCGACGGGACGCCCGCCGAGAGCCCCGCGCTCCGCCAGATGTACGGCGAGGTGTGGCAGTGGACGCACAGCCAGTACACGCCCTACCCTGGCTACAAGCCCGTCGAGGGCGCCCTCGGAGAGTACAACGGCAAGTTCATGGCGAACCAGTTCGTGCTCCGCGGCGGGAGCGTCGCCACGAGCCGGAGCCACATCCGCCCGACCTACCGCAACTTCTTCCCCCCCGACGCAACGTGGCAGTTCACCGGCCTCCGCCTCGCCCGCTCGTGA